The Pirellulimonas nuda genome includes a region encoding these proteins:
- a CDS encoding type II toxin-antitoxin system HicA family toxin yields the protein MGKIAKVLDAVLRGSSDSNIRFADLCALLLHLGFQERIRGDHHIFTRHGVEQFVNIQPRAGKAKP from the coding sequence ATGGGGAAAATCGCAAAGGTCCTCGACGCGGTTTTGCGCGGAAGTTCCGATAGCAACATCCGCTTTGCGGATTTATGCGCTCTGCTGCTGCACCTGGGTTTCCAAGAGCGAATTCGGGGCGATCATCACATCTTCACCCGCCACGGCGTGGAACAGTTCGTTAATATCCAGCCACGCGCGGGCAAGGCGAAGCCGTAG
- a CDS encoding PEP-CTERM sorting domain-containing protein (PEP-CTERM proteins occur, often in large numbers, in the proteomes of bacteria that also encode an exosortase, a predicted intramembrane cysteine proteinase. The presence of a PEP-CTERM domain at a protein's C-terminus predicts cleavage within the sorting domain, followed by covalent anchoring to some some component of the (usually Gram-negative) cell surface. Many PEP-CTERM proteins exhibit an unusual sequence composition that includes large numbers of potential glycosylation sites. Expression of one such protein has been shown restore the ability of a bacterium to form floc, a type of biofilm.), with amino-acid sequence MNRWVHIALLLLCVAQPLRASSFGFDDIDFWVGEGANRAALVIDWRAEGAEPLAWGFRWDGVATGRDLLLGVVAADPRLFVKLGGAVDAPTLLFGVGYDTDNDGAFALQDETAFDERGVGFGPAPFLTTTSAEGADRYQEGWDKGYWRYATAAADPYDDGAWQESHIGMGSRTLSDGGWDGWVFESPISYTLQPNPPTAAPAPLLPGDYNRDGALDAADYTVWRDALGQSVATPGAGADGDHSGVVDIHDYAVWRGALAPPSAPAGGAVPEPSSLGLLLILFAAWRLRCFNTLERCTS; translated from the coding sequence ATGAATAGATGGGTTCACATAGCCCTGCTCTTGCTGTGCGTCGCGCAGCCGCTGCGGGCCTCGTCGTTCGGCTTCGACGACATCGACTTTTGGGTCGGTGAAGGGGCGAACCGCGCCGCGCTGGTGATCGACTGGCGCGCGGAGGGCGCCGAGCCGCTGGCATGGGGCTTCCGCTGGGACGGCGTCGCCACCGGGCGCGACCTGTTGTTGGGCGTCGTGGCCGCCGACCCACGGTTGTTCGTCAAGCTGGGGGGCGCCGTCGACGCGCCGACGCTGCTGTTCGGCGTTGGGTACGACACGGACAACGACGGCGCGTTTGCGCTGCAAGACGAGACTGCGTTCGATGAGCGCGGCGTCGGTTTCGGGCCGGCGCCCTTCCTCACCACCACGTCCGCCGAGGGCGCCGACCGCTACCAGGAGGGGTGGGACAAAGGCTACTGGCGTTACGCCACGGCCGCGGCCGACCCCTACGACGACGGCGCCTGGCAAGAGTCGCACATCGGCATGGGCTCGCGCACGCTCAGCGACGGCGGCTGGGACGGGTGGGTGTTCGAGTCGCCGATTAGCTACACGTTGCAACCAAACCCGCCGACCGCCGCGCCGGCGCCGCTGCTGCCCGGCGACTACAACCGCGACGGCGCCCTCGACGCCGCCGACTACACCGTGTGGCGCGACGCGCTGGGCCAGAGCGTCGCTACGCCCGGCGCCGGCGCGGACGGCGACCACAGCGGCGTGGTCGACATCCACGACTACGCGGTTTGGCGCGGCGCCTTGGCGCCGCCATCGGCCCCCGCCGGAGGGGCCGTGCCCGAGCCCTCGTCGCTCGGGCTGCTGTTGATCTTGTTCGCCGCCTGGCGACTCCGCTGCTTCAACACCCTAGAGAGATGCACCTCATGA
- a CDS encoding DUF5522 domain-containing protein, whose protein sequence is MSAAESADWYLERGRVVFTAAYHLRRGSCCGSGCRHCPYGGGAASVGESVGREEWGKVAPGPPAPDADGAPPANGEPSASAAGAAPPKAPNRTF, encoded by the coding sequence ATGAGCGCCGCAGAGTCGGCGGATTGGTATTTGGAGCGGGGCCGCGTGGTGTTTACCGCCGCGTACCACCTGCGCCGCGGGAGCTGCTGCGGCAGCGGCTGCCGGCACTGCCCGTACGGGGGCGGGGCGGCGAGCGTGGGGGAGTCTGTCGGTCGTGAGGAATGGGGGAAAGTTGCCCCCGGTCCTCCGGCCCCTGACGCCGACGGCGCGCCCCCTGCCAATGGCGAGCCGTCGGCGTCAGCCGCCGGAGCAGCCCCGCCAAAGGCCCCCAACCGTACTTTCTAA
- a CDS encoding type II toxin-antitoxin system HicB family antitoxin, producing the protein MTDAKYEIILYWSKDDEMFVAEVPELPGCMADGASYQEAVANAELVISEWIETARELGRPIPAPRGRLMFA; encoded by the coding sequence GTGACTGATGCAAAATATGAGATCATCCTGTATTGGAGCAAGGACGACGAGATGTTCGTCGCCGAAGTGCCAGAACTACCCGGCTGCATGGCAGACGGCGCCAGCTATCAAGAGGCGGTCGCCAACGCCGAGCTTGTCATTAGCGAGTGGATCGAGACCGCCCGAGAACTAGGGCGGCCGATTCCTGCACCGCGTGGGCGGTTGATGTTCGCCTAG
- a CDS encoding permease yields the protein MLTAELLRNTCAVLLELAPWLLLGALAAGLLHVALPEGWLRRQLQGRAGVVRAVAIGVPLPLCSCGVIPVALGARRAGASDGATVGFLVSTPQTGVDSVLVAASLLGWPLALFKVAAALVLGLIGGWATDATAPARGMTLPILESTPVDPRGWPVRLLAHALDMLRSIWRWVAAGVLASALITTLAPSDSLGVLSGYGGIGAMLIVLLIATPLYVCATASVPIAASLVAAGLPTGAALVFLMAGPATNVATIGAVYRVLGRSALVVYLAVTILGSLAAGLLFERLAAIAPPVSAAGHVHGGANGWSITSAVALTALFAWFAIDELRAWLGSSAPSDKHATCD from the coding sequence ATGTTAACCGCTGAGCTCCTCCGGAACACTTGCGCCGTGCTGTTAGAACTGGCGCCTTGGCTGCTGCTGGGCGCGCTCGCGGCGGGGCTTCTGCACGTGGCGCTTCCCGAGGGGTGGCTCCGCCGGCAACTGCAGGGGCGCGCCGGCGTGGTGCGGGCGGTGGCGATCGGCGTGCCCCTGCCGCTGTGCTCGTGCGGGGTGATCCCGGTGGCGCTGGGCGCCCGCCGCGCGGGGGCGAGCGACGGCGCCACGGTGGGCTTCTTGGTGAGCACGCCCCAGACGGGGGTCGATTCGGTCTTGGTGGCGGCGTCGTTGCTGGGCTGGCCGCTGGCGTTGTTCAAGGTGGCGGCGGCGCTGGTGCTGGGGCTGATCGGGGGTTGGGCCACCGACGCGACGGCGCCCGCGCGCGGGATGACGTTGCCGATCCTCGAGTCGACGCCGGTGGACCCGCGCGGTTGGCCCGTTCGGCTGCTGGCGCACGCGCTGGACATGCTGCGCTCCATCTGGCGGTGGGTGGCGGCCGGGGTGCTGGCGTCTGCGTTGATCACCACGCTGGCGCCCAGCGATTCGCTCGGGGTGCTGAGCGGCTACGGCGGCATCGGCGCGATGCTCATCGTGCTGCTGATCGCGACGCCGCTGTACGTGTGCGCCACGGCCAGCGTGCCCATCGCGGCGTCGCTGGTGGCCGCCGGTCTGCCCACCGGCGCCGCGCTGGTGTTCTTGATGGCGGGGCCGGCGACGAACGTCGCCACGATCGGCGCGGTCTACCGGGTGCTGGGGCGGAGCGCGCTGGTCGTCTACCTCGCGGTGACCATCCTGGGCAGCCTCGCCGCGGGGCTGCTGTTCGAACGCCTAGCGGCCATCGCCCCCCCGGTCTCGGCGGCCGGCCACGTGCATGGCGGGGCGAACGGGTGGTCGATCACGAGCGCCGTGGCGCTGACGGCGCTCTTCGCGTGGTTCGCAATCGACGAGCTGCGGGCCTGGCTGGGGAGCTCGGCGCCCAGCGACAAGCACGCCACGTGCGACTAG
- a CDS encoding dioxygenase family protein, which translates to MKTPPLPSFVSRRRFLGGAAALGASAWTVPGAFAELASLTPRMTEGPFYPDRLPLDTDNDLIVVNDGLTPAVGEITHLSGRILTASGEPLRNAVIEIWQVDAHGAYLHSRTNNADGRDTHFQGFGRFLTGADGAYYFRTIKPVVYPGRTPHIHFLVRKGDRRLVTSQFFIKGQPENQRDGVLSRIDPKLRELVTIDFKPLPGSSIGELTAHGDVIVGLTPEEAERDGRRRG; encoded by the coding sequence ATGAAGACTCCCCCCCTCCCCTCTTTTGTTTCTCGCCGTCGCTTCCTTGGGGGCGCCGCCGCGCTCGGGGCCTCGGCGTGGACCGTGCCCGGCGCCTTTGCGGAGCTGGCGTCGCTGACGCCGCGGATGACCGAGGGGCCCTTCTACCCCGACCGGCTGCCGCTCGATACAGACAACGACTTGATCGTTGTCAACGACGGGCTCACCCCCGCGGTCGGCGAGATCACCCACCTCTCGGGGCGTATCCTCACTGCCAGCGGCGAGCCGCTCCGCAATGCTGTCATAGAGATCTGGCAGGTCGACGCCCACGGCGCCTACCTGCACTCGCGCACCAACAACGCGGACGGGCGCGACACGCACTTCCAGGGCTTCGGGCGATTCCTCACCGGCGCCGACGGCGCCTACTACTTCCGCACCATCAAGCCGGTCGTCTACCCGGGCCGCACGCCGCACATCCATTTCCTGGTCCGTAAAGGAGACCGCCGGCTGGTGACCAGCCAGTTCTTCATCAAGGGCCAACCAGAAAACCAGCGCGACGGCGTGCTGAGCCGTATCGACCCGAAGCTGCGCGAGCTGGTCACGATCGACTTCAAGCCGCTGCCCGGCTCGTCGATCGGCGAGCTCACGGCCCACGGCGACGTGATCGTGGGGCTGACGCCGGAGGAAGCGGAGCGGGATGGGCGGCGACGGGGGTAG
- a CDS encoding DUF1559 domain-containing protein, with protein sequence MNAPWAPARAPLRGFTLVELLVVLAVIGVLVGLLLPAVQNARESARRAQCQNNLKQLALGLCVCEQQGGAFPVGCLGSVRSPDKRLIAWSVPLLAAIEQGPLLDRFDFELPSYDAHNLPVARTLIPQYLCPSQADGPQHSESAPWKQAAFTDYSGLYGVEGAGRNATDLPTDPATAWKQQTLNPQSLGVMLYETATRPREVTDGLSKTACVGEAGLRRQQQMEWVNGMNLFAQEQSNPIGGVGLGNELGSPHTSGAGLAFCDGHVSFVSDDVEQTVLTAMLTRAGHE encoded by the coding sequence ATGAACGCCCCTTGGGCGCCGGCCCGTGCACCGCTGCGCGGCTTCACGCTGGTGGAGCTGCTGGTTGTGCTGGCGGTTATCGGCGTGTTGGTCGGCCTGCTGCTGCCCGCGGTGCAAAACGCACGCGAGTCGGCCCGCCGCGCGCAGTGCCAGAACAATTTGAAGCAGCTCGCCCTGGGGTTATGCGTGTGTGAGCAGCAGGGCGGCGCCTTCCCCGTTGGTTGCCTCGGCAGCGTACGCTCGCCCGACAAGCGGCTGATCGCGTGGAGCGTGCCGCTGCTGGCGGCGATCGAGCAAGGGCCTCTGCTCGACCGGTTCGACTTCGAGCTCCCCTCGTACGACGCGCACAATCTGCCGGTCGCCAGAACGCTGATCCCGCAGTACCTCTGCCCCAGCCAAGCCGACGGCCCCCAGCACAGCGAGTCCGCCCCCTGGAAGCAGGCCGCGTTCACCGACTACAGCGGCCTGTACGGCGTCGAAGGCGCCGGCCGCAACGCGACCGACTTGCCAACCGACCCCGCGACGGCTTGGAAGCAGCAAACGCTCAACCCCCAGTCGCTCGGTGTGATGTTGTACGAGACCGCGACCCGACCGCGCGAGGTGACCGACGGCCTGTCGAAGACCGCGTGCGTCGGCGAGGCGGGCCTACGCCGCCAGCAGCAGATGGAGTGGGTGAACGGCATGAATCTGTTCGCCCAGGAGCAATCCAATCCCATCGGCGGCGTCGGGCTAGGGAACGAGCTGGGGAGCCCCCACACCAGCGGCGCCGGCCTAGCGTTTTGCGATGGGCATGTGTCGTTCGTATCGGACGACGTCGAACAAACCGTGCTAACCGCGATGCTCACCCGGGCGGGCCATGAATAG
- a CDS encoding helix-turn-helix domain-containing protein, whose product MAAVSSYRFQGKTRDSYLRCIQTFPLTAIASEEHLEAAQKVMDRLLAQEKLDRGQQAYLDALSDLTQTYEDAHCPIEPASDADMLRHLLDSRGASQADLHRGTGVSKSSISEVLAGKKPLSRQMIRKFAEFFGVDVSVLAGNL is encoded by the coding sequence ATGGCCGCAGTCAGCTCGTACCGATTCCAGGGCAAGACGCGCGACTCCTATCTGCGCTGCATTCAAACGTTTCCGTTGACGGCGATCGCGTCGGAAGAACACCTCGAAGCCGCCCAGAAGGTGATGGACCGGCTGCTTGCGCAAGAAAAGCTCGACCGCGGCCAACAGGCCTACCTCGATGCGCTCAGCGACCTGACCCAGACGTATGAAGACGCGCACTGCCCCATTGAACCCGCCTCAGACGCCGACATGCTCCGGCACCTGCTCGACTCCCGAGGCGCCTCGCAGGCCGATTTGCACCGCGGGACGGGGGTCTCGAAGTCGTCGATCTCGGAGGTCTTGGCGGGAAAGAAGCCGCTGAGCCGGCAGATGATCCGCAAGTTCGCGGAGTTCTTCGGCGTGGACGTGAGCGTGCTGGCGGGGAACTTGTAG
- a CDS encoding type II toxin-antitoxin system HigB family toxin, translating into MLRTDAWRGVEVRVISKSRLRRFWQTPGREDSEGPLRAWHAHVANKTVAWAGWSGLKADFVSASHVGNGVVFNIGGNKYRLVARVFYASHRVFVLKIMTHREYDDGKWREECGCHQPPPSQ; encoded by the coding sequence GTGCTCCGGACCGATGCTTGGCGAGGGGTCGAGGTGCGCGTTATCTCCAAGTCGCGATTACGCCGTTTCTGGCAAACTCCTGGCCGAGAAGACTCGGAGGGGCCCCTCCGCGCTTGGCATGCGCATGTGGCCAACAAAACAGTAGCCTGGGCAGGTTGGAGCGGTTTGAAAGCGGATTTCGTCTCCGCGAGCCACGTCGGCAATGGCGTCGTCTTCAACATCGGTGGGAACAAGTACCGGCTCGTCGCTCGGGTCTTCTACGCGAGTCACAGGGTGTTTGTCCTGAAGATCATGACGCATCGCGAGTACGACGACGGCAAGTGGAGAGAGGAGTGCGGTTGCCACCAGCCGCCGCCAAGTCAGTAG